A single Agrococcus sp. ARC_14 DNA region contains:
- a CDS encoding substrate-binding domain-containing protein, which produces MRTKNKRALALAATATVVAIALTGCNRGDAPEPGGTDDGTAASDTFTIGFSQATMNHPFRVAMVERNVEFADENFPNVTIDVLDAQDNAATQVTNVESLIAQQVDAIILSPVTSDALSPVVQQAMEAGIPVITVDRAVDTEVTQHIGANNLDLARSVGEYVIELTGGEGGILEIQGTAGASASIERHDGFIEAIEGSNLQVVAETDANYELNLATTFIENNLQRFRDGQVQVVYAHNDAMALGARLALEEAGVADGVIIIGIDGENQAFQAVADGRLTASFTYPFGAPEAIEAAVAAAQGETLEPELVLDSVRVDSENVAEHLGTGF; this is translated from the coding sequence ATGCGCACCAAGAACAAGCGAGCACTGGCGCTCGCAGCAACCGCGACGGTCGTCGCAATCGCACTCACCGGCTGCAACCGAGGCGACGCCCCTGAGCCAGGTGGCACCGACGACGGCACTGCGGCGTCCGATACCTTTACGATCGGCTTCTCACAGGCCACGATGAACCATCCTTTCCGTGTCGCCATGGTCGAGCGCAACGTTGAGTTCGCGGACGAGAACTTCCCGAACGTCACGATCGACGTCCTTGACGCGCAGGACAACGCGGCGACACAGGTGACCAACGTCGAATCGTTGATCGCACAGCAGGTCGATGCCATCATCCTGTCGCCCGTCACCTCTGATGCGCTCAGCCCGGTCGTCCAGCAGGCGATGGAGGCCGGCATCCCCGTCATTACTGTGGACCGCGCAGTCGACACGGAAGTGACGCAGCACATCGGTGCGAACAATCTTGACCTCGCACGCAGTGTTGGCGAGTACGTCATCGAGCTCACCGGTGGTGAGGGCGGCATCCTCGAGATCCAGGGCACGGCTGGCGCATCCGCCTCGATCGAACGCCACGACGGCTTCATCGAAGCCATCGAGGGCTCCAATCTCCAGGTCGTCGCTGAGACCGATGCCAACTACGAGCTGAATCTCGCCACGACGTTCATCGAGAACAACCTGCAACGGTTCCGCGACGGTCAGGTGCAGGTCGTCTACGCACACAACGATGCGATGGCACTCGGCGCGCGACTCGCGCTCGAAGAGGCCGGAGTCGCAGACGGCGTGATCATCATCGGAATCGACGGTGAGAACCAGGCCTTCCAAGCAGTCGCTGATGGCCGGCTCACGGCATCGTTCACGTACCCGTTCGGCGCACCCGAGGCCATCGAGGCCGCAGTTGCCGCAGCCCAGGGCGAGACCTTGGAGCCGGAACTCGTGTTGGATTCGGTGCGCGTCGACTCCGAGAACGTCGCCGAGCACCTCGGCACTGGCTTCTGA
- a CDS encoding sugar ABC transporter ATP-binding protein produces the protein MVGITKSFPGVKALDGVSMELRQGECHAIVGENGAGKSTLMKTLSGAYTADAGTIAIDGVVVQHPSPKSMAALGVVVIYQELTVAANLSVAENVYLGRMPRTRIGTIDWRKAEADTAALFERLGVTISPKQQAGDLSIAQMQMVEIAKALSQQARVLVLDEPSAVLGDAEVSRLFEIMRSLQSEGVSFFYISHRLKEVFEIGQRVTVLRDGSSITSGPVEDFTVDSLVKNMVGRELANIYPERDREPGAVVLEAKGLVRGDRVRGVDLTLREGEIVGIAGLAGAGRTEILRLLAGADQMDAGTIEVHGKRRVFRGPRQAIRAGIGLLPEDRKGQGLFLGHSIRFNMSSGNLKRYSAGPILRLRKEREHVQRFSDSLRIKAPSIDSQVGGLSGGNQQKAVFGRWLAADAKVLLADEPTRGVDVGAKQDIYRLLDEFAREGLAVVFVSSELPEVLGLADRILVVREGRITAELEGATATEELIIHHATDASGRAVAEIPEEMTKSR, from the coding sequence ATGGTTGGGATCACAAAGTCCTTCCCGGGCGTGAAGGCGCTGGACGGCGTCTCCATGGAACTCCGCCAAGGCGAATGCCACGCAATCGTAGGCGAGAACGGCGCAGGGAAGTCGACCCTGATGAAGACCCTGTCGGGCGCCTACACCGCCGACGCAGGCACGATCGCGATCGACGGTGTCGTTGTGCAGCATCCGAGTCCGAAGTCGATGGCTGCACTGGGTGTCGTCGTCATCTACCAGGAACTCACCGTCGCCGCGAACCTCAGCGTCGCGGAGAACGTGTACCTGGGCAGGATGCCGCGCACGAGGATCGGCACCATCGATTGGCGGAAGGCGGAGGCCGACACCGCGGCACTGTTCGAACGGCTCGGCGTCACGATCTCGCCCAAGCAGCAAGCTGGGGATCTCAGCATCGCCCAGATGCAAATGGTCGAGATCGCAAAGGCGCTCAGCCAGCAGGCGCGAGTGCTCGTCCTCGATGAGCCCTCCGCGGTGCTCGGCGACGCAGAGGTCTCGCGGTTGTTCGAGATCATGCGCTCGCTGCAGAGCGAGGGCGTCTCGTTCTTCTACATCTCGCACCGGCTCAAAGAAGTGTTCGAGATCGGTCAGCGGGTCACTGTGCTGCGCGACGGCAGCAGCATCACCTCCGGTCCAGTCGAGGACTTCACCGTCGACTCGCTCGTTAAGAACATGGTCGGCCGTGAGCTCGCCAACATCTACCCTGAGCGCGACCGCGAGCCCGGAGCCGTCGTCCTCGAGGCGAAGGGCCTCGTTCGGGGCGACCGGGTCCGTGGGGTCGATCTGACCCTCCGCGAGGGCGAGATCGTCGGCATCGCCGGGTTGGCTGGTGCGGGCCGCACCGAAATCCTGAGGCTCCTCGCGGGAGCCGACCAGATGGACGCGGGCACGATCGAGGTCCACGGCAAGCGCCGCGTGTTCCGCGGACCGCGCCAAGCCATCCGCGCCGGTATCGGGCTCCTGCCAGAGGACCGCAAGGGCCAGGGACTCTTCCTGGGCCACTCCATCCGATTCAACATGTCGAGTGGCAACCTCAAGCGATACTCCGCCGGCCCCATCCTGCGGCTGCGCAAGGAGCGCGAGCATGTGCAGCGGTTCTCGGACTCGCTGCGCATCAAGGCGCCCTCCATCGATTCCCAAGTAGGCGGGCTCTCCGGGGGCAACCAGCAGAAGGCCGTCTTCGGTCGGTGGCTGGCAGCCGACGCCAAGGTGCTGCTCGCTGACGAGCCCACGCGCGGCGTCGATGTCGGTGCAAAGCAGGACATCTACCGACTGCTTGATGAGTTCGCTCGCGAAGGACTCGCGGTCGTGTTCGTGTCCTCGGAACTCCCGGAGGTCCTCGGACTCGCAGACCGGATCCTCGTCGTGCGCGAAGGTCGCATCACCGCCGAACTCGAGGGAGCGACTGCAACAGAGGAACTGATCATCCACCATGCCACCGATGCGAGCGGCCGAGCGGTCGCCGAGATCCCAGAAGAGATGACCAAGAGCCGATGA
- a CDS encoding glycoside hydrolase family 88 protein, producing the protein MTSNATTTVTLPSIDVDHAFQVIAAKLERLTEQHPLAFPLFTEGGKWQVSGETWAPEWTSGFLAGQLWAVADRTGDSRWRERAIRYTEAIEPRKHDTGTHDIGFLFTPSWQRWHAHESSARIEEVVTTAARSLATNFNESGNYLRTWVDAGSSFVDIMMNLDVLYFAAEVSGDVRLAEVATRHALTTRRFLVRGDGTVAHEGWFDPDSGEFLRVSTHQGWRSDSSWVRGLTWAIHGFTSCWLRTGDERFITTARQCADEYIRRTGAALVPPNDWDDPAPALPFEASAGSVAAAGMLQLGEELGDSGAVYAKYGARILERLASEEFLASADEPYEGIIKHATYHFNNGLGIDQSNMWGDYYFVEALERYERLRG; encoded by the coding sequence ATGACCTCCAACGCCACCACAACCGTGACGCTGCCCTCTATCGATGTCGACCATGCCTTCCAGGTCATCGCAGCCAAGCTTGAGCGACTGACTGAGCAGCATCCGCTCGCCTTCCCCCTCTTTACCGAGGGTGGCAAATGGCAGGTGAGCGGCGAGACCTGGGCACCGGAGTGGACCAGCGGCTTCCTCGCCGGCCAGCTCTGGGCGGTCGCCGATAGGACCGGCGATTCCCGCTGGCGCGAGCGTGCGATTCGGTACACCGAAGCGATCGAGCCCCGCAAACACGACACCGGCACGCACGACATCGGATTCCTCTTCACTCCCAGCTGGCAGCGCTGGCATGCACACGAGTCGTCGGCTCGCATCGAAGAGGTTGTCACCACGGCCGCGCGATCGCTCGCGACAAACTTCAACGAGTCCGGCAACTACCTGCGCACCTGGGTCGACGCCGGCAGCTCCTTCGTCGACATCATGATGAACCTCGACGTGCTGTACTTCGCGGCTGAGGTCAGCGGCGACGTTCGTCTGGCCGAGGTCGCCACCCGCCACGCGCTCACCACTCGTCGGTTCCTCGTGCGCGGCGACGGAACGGTGGCACATGAGGGTTGGTTCGACCCTGACTCCGGGGAGTTCCTGCGCGTCAGCACACATCAGGGTTGGCGAAGCGATTCGAGTTGGGTTCGCGGCCTGACCTGGGCGATCCACGGCTTCACGAGCTGTTGGCTGCGCACCGGCGACGAGCGGTTCATTACCACCGCGCGACAGTGCGCTGATGAGTACATCCGTCGGACCGGTGCTGCGCTCGTGCCGCCCAACGACTGGGACGACCCCGCTCCCGCGCTGCCGTTCGAGGCCTCCGCCGGCTCGGTCGCAGCAGCAGGGATGCTCCAGCTCGGCGAGGAGCTCGGTGACAGCGGTGCTGTGTACGCCAAGTACGGCGCGAGAATCCTGGAGCGTCTCGCTTCCGAAGAATTCCTCGCCAGCGCAGATGAGCCCTACGAGGGAATCATCAAGCACGCGACATATCACTTCAACAACGGCCTGGGCATCGACCAGAGCAACATGTGGGGCGACTATTACTTCGTCGAGGCGCTCGAGCGATATGAGCGGTTGCGCGGCTGA
- a CDS encoding Cof-type HAD-IIB family hydrolase: MSAARSLIALDVDGTLIDAAHRIADRTQRAIAGALDAGVFVVIASARGPAQLHPIFEQVPRLADGHAVMFQGALVARPDGSAAVTDAPIDAMTAEAVASRCRLAGATLNWFAGEHWHAERRDALVRAEEQIVESTSTVGVPSGLSPHKLLAMIAPARTAALVAVQQQLPVDVHAMRSHPHYLEITKAGVEKGTAVRQLASLLAVPPERTASVGDGENDISMFAATAHSYAMGNAAASVRAAASQVVPSNEQDGCAVAIESFIAELHRS, encoded by the coding sequence ATGAGCGCAGCGCGGAGTCTGATTGCGCTGGATGTCGATGGCACGCTTATCGACGCCGCCCATCGCATCGCAGATCGCACGCAGCGCGCGATCGCGGGGGCTCTCGATGCAGGTGTATTCGTGGTCATCGCCTCGGCGCGCGGGCCAGCGCAACTGCACCCGATCTTCGAGCAGGTGCCGCGGCTCGCTGACGGCCACGCCGTGATGTTCCAGGGCGCGTTGGTAGCCAGGCCGGATGGCTCGGCTGCGGTGACTGATGCGCCCATCGATGCCATGACGGCGGAGGCTGTCGCGAGCCGCTGCCGACTTGCCGGTGCGACGCTCAACTGGTTCGCTGGCGAGCATTGGCACGCGGAGCGGCGGGACGCGCTCGTGCGCGCTGAGGAGCAGATTGTCGAGAGCACGTCTACGGTCGGTGTCCCGAGCGGGCTCAGCCCGCACAAGCTGCTGGCGATGATCGCGCCTGCGCGCACTGCAGCATTGGTCGCGGTGCAGCAGCAGCTTCCCGTCGATGTGCATGCGATGCGTTCGCACCCGCACTACCTCGAGATTACGAAGGCGGGCGTTGAGAAGGGAACGGCAGTGCGCCAGCTCGCGTCACTGCTGGCTGTGCCTCCCGAGCGAACTGCCTCTGTCGGCGACGGAGAGAACGACATCTCGATGTTCGCGGCCACGGCGCACTCCTACGCTATGGGCAATGCGGCCGCATCCGTCCGGGCAGCTGCATCGCAGGTGGTGCCATCCAACGAGCAGGACGGCTGCGCCGTCGCGATCGAGTCCTTCATCGCTGAGCTGCATCGGTCGTAG
- a CDS encoding sugar kinase encodes MSGIVTLGESLGLIVGTRTGGFDLQSAAEVSFGGAETNVAIGVARLGGRAGWIGRLGDDAMGRRITRALRAEGVEAHVRLASDAPTAIMLKDRPRPDASRVTYYRTGSAASRMEPADLPVAVIREAALLHVSGINLAISHSSARTTLAAVELARDAGVPVSFDVNHRSRLWAGEQGRDSASAAYRALVALADIVFAGDDEAALVTDEDGHDAQAAALAALGPSQVVIKLGADGAFALHAGHRFDQTALRVTVVDTVGAGDAFVAGYLSEFVAGSSIEERLRIGAAAGAFACGMPGDWEGAATRADIEAMAIERDPVER; translated from the coding sequence ATGAGCGGCATTGTGACGCTGGGCGAGAGCCTGGGGCTCATCGTCGGCACGCGCACCGGCGGGTTCGACCTGCAATCGGCCGCAGAGGTCTCCTTCGGCGGCGCGGAGACGAACGTGGCGATCGGCGTCGCCCGGTTGGGCGGGCGCGCGGGCTGGATCGGCCGTCTCGGCGACGACGCGATGGGGCGGCGCATCACGCGTGCCCTGCGCGCTGAGGGCGTCGAAGCCCACGTGCGCCTTGCCTCCGACGCGCCGACGGCGATCATGCTCAAGGACCGTCCCCGCCCTGATGCGAGCCGCGTCACCTACTACCGGACGGGCAGCGCAGCAAGCCGCATGGAACCGGCTGATCTTCCTGTCGCGGTGATCCGAGAAGCCGCGTTGCTGCACGTCTCGGGGATCAATCTGGCTATCTCACACTCTTCTGCGCGCACGACTCTCGCCGCAGTCGAGCTGGCGCGCGACGCTGGAGTGCCGGTGTCGTTCGATGTGAACCACCGTTCGCGACTGTGGGCTGGCGAACAGGGTCGCGACAGCGCCTCGGCCGCCTATCGAGCGCTCGTCGCACTCGCAGACATCGTCTTCGCGGGCGACGACGAGGCAGCACTGGTCACCGATGAGGATGGGCATGACGCGCAGGCAGCTGCGCTCGCTGCGCTCGGGCCTTCACAGGTCGTGATCAAGCTAGGGGCCGACGGCGCGTTCGCGCTGCACGCGGGCCACCGATTCGACCAAACTGCGCTGCGCGTGACGGTGGTCGACACGGTCGGAGCGGGGGACGCGTTCGTCGCCGGCTACCTCTCCGAGTTCGTCGCGGGCAGCTCGATCGAGGAGCGTTTGCGCATCGGCGCCGCCGCCGGTGCCTTCGCCTGCGGCATGCCCGGCGACTGGGAAGGCGCAGCGACGCGCGCCGACATCGAGGCGATGGCGATAGAGCGAGATCCCGTCGAGCGGTAG
- the eda gene encoding bifunctional 4-hydroxy-2-oxoglutarate aldolase/2-dehydro-3-deoxy-phosphogluconate aldolase, with amino-acid sequence MTVLAEHRIVPLATPEDAAQSDLLAEGLVRGGLPIVEVALRGDFALEGLRRIAARGDVIVGAGTVLDTDQAQAAIDAGAQFIVTPGLDAAVVRCALDAGIEIVPGVMTPSEVQAGRALGLRRLKLFPAGLLGGTRALDAFGTVYRDVQFMPSGGVQQANLAEHLRHPSVFAVSGSWMTSAAMLERGTDAIATAAAEARAVIES; translated from the coding sequence ATGACCGTGCTCGCTGAACACCGGATCGTGCCGCTGGCGACGCCCGAGGACGCCGCGCAATCAGACCTACTCGCCGAGGGACTCGTGCGCGGAGGCCTGCCGATCGTCGAAGTGGCGCTTCGTGGCGACTTCGCGCTCGAGGGCCTGCGTCGGATCGCTGCCCGAGGCGATGTCATCGTCGGCGCCGGCACGGTGCTCGACACCGACCAGGCGCAGGCCGCGATCGATGCTGGGGCGCAGTTCATCGTCACCCCAGGTCTTGATGCAGCGGTCGTGCGATGCGCGCTCGACGCCGGCATCGAGATCGTGCCGGGCGTGATGACGCCCAGCGAGGTCCAGGCAGGGCGCGCCCTGGGCTTGCGCAGACTGAAGCTCTTCCCTGCGGGGCTCCTCGGCGGCACGAGGGCGCTCGACGCCTTTGGAACGGTCTATCGCGACGTGCAGTTCATGCCGAGCGGTGGCGTTCAGCAGGCGAACCTCGCAGAGCATCTGCGCCACCCCTCGGTGTTCGCCGTCAGCGGCAGCTGGATGACGAGCGCGGCGATGCTCGAACGCGGGACGGACGCGATCGCCACTGCGGCAGCCGAAGCCCGAGCGGTCATCGAGTCATGA
- a CDS encoding SDR family oxidoreductase, with product MNTAFDLTGSTAVVTGARRGIGFAIAEALASAGADLIVASAQQEADGGAIGRRAAELGRSCEAHTVDFSDRAAVLRFADAVAERTDILVNNAGLIRRSPAAEHPLEWWDEVIEVDLSSQFALTQRVGERMLARGSGRVIFTASLLSFQGGINVPGYTAAKSGLLGLTRALSNEWVGRGVTVNAIAPGYIATDNTEALRNDADRSDAILERIPAGRWGEASDLGGAAVFLASDAAAYVSGIVLPVDGGWLGR from the coding sequence ATGAACACTGCATTCGATCTCACCGGCAGCACGGCCGTCGTCACCGGCGCACGCCGCGGCATCGGTTTCGCGATCGCGGAAGCGCTCGCGAGCGCGGGCGCTGATCTCATTGTCGCGTCGGCGCAGCAGGAGGCCGACGGTGGAGCGATCGGCCGCAGAGCTGCAGAGCTCGGGCGCAGCTGTGAAGCGCACACCGTCGACTTCAGCGACCGGGCGGCTGTGCTGCGCTTCGCCGATGCAGTTGCCGAGCGCACCGACATCCTTGTCAACAACGCCGGCCTCATCCGTCGCTCCCCCGCCGCAGAGCACCCGCTCGAGTGGTGGGACGAAGTGATCGAGGTCGACCTCTCGAGCCAGTTCGCACTGACGCAACGCGTCGGGGAGCGGATGCTCGCACGCGGCAGCGGCCGCGTCATCTTCACGGCGAGCCTGCTGAGCTTCCAGGGCGGCATCAATGTGCCTGGCTACACGGCAGCGAAGTCGGGACTTCTGGGCCTGACACGCGCACTCAGCAACGAGTGGGTCGGGCGCGGCGTGACAGTGAACGCCATCGCCCCCGGCTACATCGCCACCGATAACACGGAGGCGCTGCGGAACGACGCGGATCGCTCGGACGCGATCCTCGAGCGCATCCCCGCCGGCCGCTGGGGCGAGGCATCAGACCTCGGAGGCGCCGCCGTGTTCCTCGCGAGCGACGCCGCAGCCTATGTGAGCGGCATCGTGCTGCCGGTCGATGGCGGATGGCTAGGACGATGA
- a CDS encoding alcohol dehydrogenase catalytic domain-containing protein, whose translation MKAAQYAGEGRIEVGDVQPEAPGPGEVEIAVAYTGICGTDLHIFHGTMDKRVTVPQSIGHEMAGVIARLGEGVEGLTVGQPVTVMPLLWCGECPACVAGNQHICQRLDFVGIDSVGSMQERWTVPASIIVPLPEGLSLSHGALVEPVAVACHDVARSRLVEGETAVVIGGGPIGQLIASVARATGARVILVEPNQTRREAAAHRGIGTIDPTTEDAVAWVEQATDGAGADVVFEVAGAAVTALGCVDYAKVRGRVVIVAIHNQPVPMNLFRMFWRELEIIGARVYERADYDRAIALLAAGAIPADELITRIVPLERAREAFVELERGTGMKVLVDSRRNR comes from the coding sequence GTGAAGGCAGCGCAGTACGCCGGCGAAGGCCGGATCGAAGTTGGCGACGTCCAGCCGGAGGCACCCGGGCCGGGTGAGGTTGAGATCGCGGTTGCCTACACCGGCATCTGCGGCACCGACCTCCACATCTTCCACGGCACGATGGACAAACGGGTCACGGTCCCGCAGTCGATCGGTCACGAGATGGCGGGCGTGATCGCGCGTCTGGGCGAGGGCGTCGAGGGGCTCACGGTTGGCCAGCCGGTCACCGTCATGCCGCTGCTCTGGTGCGGCGAGTGCCCCGCTTGCGTCGCCGGCAACCAACACATCTGCCAACGTCTGGACTTCGTGGGCATCGACAGCGTCGGCTCCATGCAAGAGCGCTGGACGGTCCCGGCATCGATCATCGTGCCGCTGCCCGAAGGCCTCTCGCTCTCGCATGGCGCGCTCGTCGAGCCCGTTGCTGTCGCCTGTCATGATGTGGCGCGCTCACGACTCGTCGAGGGCGAGACCGCCGTCGTCATCGGTGGGGGCCCGATCGGTCAGCTCATCGCCAGCGTGGCACGGGCCACCGGCGCACGGGTGATCCTGGTCGAGCCCAACCAGACACGACGCGAGGCAGCGGCTCACCGGGGGATCGGGACCATCGACCCGACGACAGAGGATGCCGTGGCATGGGTCGAGCAGGCGACGGACGGCGCCGGCGCCGACGTCGTCTTCGAAGTGGCGGGTGCCGCGGTGACCGCGCTCGGATGCGTCGACTACGCCAAGGTGCGTGGACGCGTGGTCATCGTCGCGATCCATAACCAGCCGGTTCCAATGAATCTCTTCCGCATGTTCTGGCGTGAGCTCGAGATCATCGGCGCGCGCGTGTATGAACGCGCCGACTACGACCGAGCCATCGCGCTGCTCGCTGCAGGTGCCATCCCCGCCGACGAGCTCATCACCCGCATCGTGCCGCTCGAGCGCGCCCGAGAGGCATTCGTCGAGCTGGAGCGCGGCACCGGGATGAAGGTCCTGGTCGATTCAAGGAGAAACCGATGA
- a CDS encoding IclR family transcriptional regulator, producing MGNIARMGESLTRTPSTQTATSVGEKMLDVLSAAVVGARFADVVAQTGLPKATVHRILHQLVDLDFLVRDPSDRFAAGPAMLGLAGRTLNSLDVATVAHPVAVDLAREVDCTIHVGAESGEEVVYLVRQDASKPYRMRSRVGSSMAMHSSGMGKAILATWPRERVIEYAHSTGLPSRTVHTITDLDSLLAELDEISRTGYALDLGENEGGTVCVAVGIADTFGRVSYALSISTIELEYAGRTISELAPHARAAAAEIARRLGR from the coding sequence GTGGGCAACATCGCGCGGATGGGAGAGAGCTTGACGAGGACACCGAGCACCCAGACCGCGACCAGCGTGGGCGAGAAGATGCTCGACGTGCTCTCGGCCGCCGTCGTCGGCGCGCGCTTCGCCGATGTTGTAGCCCAAACCGGCCTTCCGAAGGCAACTGTGCACCGCATCCTCCACCAGCTCGTCGACCTCGACTTCCTGGTGCGCGACCCCTCCGACCGCTTCGCTGCCGGACCCGCCATGCTCGGGCTCGCCGGCCGCACACTCAACAGTCTCGACGTCGCGACCGTCGCGCATCCGGTCGCAGTCGACCTCGCCCGTGAGGTTGACTGCACAATTCACGTCGGGGCCGAGTCTGGCGAAGAGGTCGTATACCTCGTACGCCAAGATGCGTCGAAGCCGTACCGCATGCGCTCACGGGTCGGATCGTCGATGGCGATGCACTCGTCGGGGATGGGCAAAGCGATCCTTGCAACCTGGCCGCGTGAGCGTGTCATCGAGTATGCACACAGCACAGGACTTCCGTCCCGCACCGTACACACGATCACCGATCTGGATTCCCTGCTCGCGGAGCTCGACGAGATCAGTCGGACGGGCTATGCGCTCGACCTCGGTGAGAACGAGGGCGGCACCGTCTGCGTCGCGGTCGGCATCGCCGATACGTTCGGACGGGTCTCGTATGCACTCTCGATCTCGACGATCGAGCTCGAGTACGCCGGCCGCACGATCAGCGAGCTGGCGCCGCATGCGCGTGCCGCTGCCGCCGAGATCGCGCGCAGGCTCGGTCGCTGA
- a CDS encoding MFS transporter: MLVRHSTRRDRIAVSLAFAVVGFLLAVWLVHIPAVQISTGISHSELGLTLLGLGLGSFVAMQLAGALVARLGARRPLLLGLLVMALSLLAPAMAIDGWTLGVALFAFGVGNGICEVSMNAEAVEVEREHGRPIMSSFHAFFSVGTALGAAFGGAFLAVGMGSLIDFVLAAMIGIGVALLSFTMLTDRSHVAEEEIELDQAARGSQTGRVVLLAVLAFVLMLAEGIANDWSVLHAVEHREATDASGAAAYGTFAVTMTIGRLLVDRVAARFGPVAVVRWGSLIAAAGLLLVMTLPGLAGALVGWAVFAIGLAGVVPQIFTAAGNMPVRRRAVMIARVVGAGYIGLLAGPAVIGWIADATDLNSALLLPVALCLFGVIGASAVKPDRMPVA, translated from the coding sequence ATGCTCGTGCGCCATTCAACACGTCGTGATCGCATCGCGGTCAGCCTGGCGTTCGCCGTCGTCGGCTTCCTTCTTGCCGTTTGGCTCGTGCACATTCCCGCGGTCCAGATCAGCACCGGCATCAGCCACAGTGAGCTCGGGCTCACGCTCTTGGGGCTCGGACTGGGCTCGTTCGTCGCGATGCAATTGGCCGGAGCACTCGTCGCGCGGCTCGGCGCCAGGCGACCGCTGCTGCTCGGCCTGCTGGTGATGGCCCTCTCTCTGCTTGCTCCCGCTATGGCCATAGACGGCTGGACGCTCGGCGTGGCGCTGTTCGCCTTCGGTGTCGGCAATGGCATCTGCGAAGTCTCGATGAATGCCGAAGCCGTCGAGGTCGAACGCGAACACGGGCGGCCCATCATGTCGTCGTTCCATGCGTTCTTCTCGGTAGGCACTGCGCTTGGCGCGGCCTTCGGCGGTGCGTTTTTGGCCGTCGGCATGGGCTCGCTCATCGACTTCGTGCTGGCGGCGATGATCGGTATCGGCGTCGCACTGCTCTCGTTCACGATGCTCACCGACCGTTCCCACGTCGCCGAGGAGGAGATCGAGCTCGATCAGGCAGCGCGCGGGTCCCAGACCGGCAGGGTCGTCCTCCTCGCGGTGCTCGCGTTCGTGCTGATGCTCGCAGAAGGTATCGCCAATGACTGGAGCGTTCTGCACGCGGTCGAACATCGTGAAGCGACGGATGCCTCGGGCGCCGCCGCATACGGCACATTCGCGGTGACCATGACTATCGGCCGGCTGCTGGTCGACCGCGTCGCCGCACGCTTCGGGCCGGTCGCCGTAGTGCGTTGGGGCTCACTGATCGCGGCAGCCGGGCTCCTGCTCGTCATGACGCTTCCGGGACTCGCAGGGGCATTGGTCGGCTGGGCCGTCTTCGCGATCGGCCTCGCCGGGGTCGTGCCACAGATATTCACGGCCGCGGGCAACATGCCGGTGCGGCGCAGGGCCGTGATGATCGCGCGCGTGGTGGGCGCCGGCTACATCGGACTGCTCGCGGGCCCAGCTGTCATCGGGTGGATTGCCGATGCGACAGACCTCAACTCAGCCTTGCTGCTACCGGTGGCACTGTGCCTCTTCGGCGTCATCGGAGCGAGCGCGGTCAAGCCCGATCGCATGCCCGTCGCGTAA
- a CDS encoding fumarylacetoacetate hydrolase family protein yields the protein MASADGVERVKVALAAGELPELDGAAGLRIGAPIARPTAVLCIGQNYAAHAAESGDAPPEVPILFFKHPNTVVGPQDDVAIPPNAQTVDWEVELGVVIGTRARYLASDEEALACVAGFVVSNDLSERDYQTKHSGGQWSKGKCAETFNPLGPELVTADEVEVHSLRMWSKVNGEGRQDSSTADMIFPVAEIVRHLSQYLVLEPGDLINTGTPQGVALSGRFPYLVADDVMEIGIEGLGTQRQRLVPATI from the coding sequence ATGGCGTCAGCTGACGGCGTCGAGCGCGTCAAGGTGGCGCTCGCGGCAGGCGAGCTGCCCGAGCTCGACGGCGCTGCCGGGCTGCGCATCGGCGCGCCCATCGCGCGCCCGACCGCCGTGCTCTGCATCGGCCAGAACTACGCCGCGCACGCCGCCGAGTCGGGCGACGCCCCGCCAGAGGTGCCGATCCTGTTCTTCAAGCACCCGAACACCGTGGTCGGCCCGCAGGACGACGTCGCCATCCCGCCGAACGCGCAGACGGTCGACTGGGAGGTCGAGCTCGGCGTCGTGATCGGCACGCGCGCTCGCTACCTGGCCTCGGATGAGGAGGCGCTCGCGTGCGTCGCCGGCTTCGTCGTCTCGAATGACCTCTCCGAGCGCGACTACCAGACCAAACACTCGGGCGGCCAGTGGTCGAAGGGCAAGTGCGCCGAGACGTTCAACCCGCTCGGCCCCGAGCTGGTGACGGCCGACGAGGTCGAGGTGCATTCGCTGCGCATGTGGTCGAAGGTCAACGGCGAGGGCCGGCAGGATTCGTCGACAGCAGACATGATCTTCCCCGTCGCCGAGATCGTGCGGCATCTGTCGCAGTACCTCGTGCTCGAGCCCGGTGACCTCATCAACACGGGCACGCCGCAGGGCGTCGCCCTGTCCGGCCGGTTCCCGTACCTGGTCGCAGATGATGTGATGGAGATCGGCATCGAGGGACTCGGCACACAGCGGCAGCGCCTCGTCCCCGCCACGATCTGA